A genome region from Actinomycetota bacterium includes the following:
- a CDS encoding TIR domain-containing protein, which translates to MSTWATSPRQRDTARFPCTCSNVGRSVVTGPSPPGIFISYRREDSSGHAGRLHDHLVTHFGAERVFIDVEGIEAGRDFAAVLDAALADSQAVVVVIGPRWLTVVDRDGRPRIEAADDFVRLEIETALTLGRRLVPVLVQGARMPAEEELPGALGPLSRFQAFELSDRHWRSDMGRLLSLLDRVAANAPARRPFVASPTATLGVTPFPAALVAAGGAEPEVGSGSAAALPFVGRHAEQDVLAAAWSSAAGGARAIVVISGEPGIGKTRLVAETARALHAQGALVLYGRCDEDLGVSYQPFVEALRYFVDQAPGYELAPRLGESRGELVRLVPELGELVPDLPPPTTADSETERYQLFDAVVTWLAATSREQPVVLVLDDIHWATRPTLLLLRHLARSVDPMRVLVFATCRTSHLGRAQPLAELLADLRRVQGVDRVSLAGLDHADVGTLIGAALGPSSDEA; encoded by the coding sequence GTGAGTACGTGGGCCACATCCCCACGGCAAAGGGATACGGCACGTTTCCCATGTACGTGCTCAAACGTCGGACGTAGCGTCGTGACAGGGCCGAGCCCGCCCGGGATCTTCATCAGCTATCGGAGAGAAGACTCGTCCGGTCACGCCGGACGACTCCACGATCACCTCGTGACCCACTTCGGCGCGGAGCGCGTGTTCATCGACGTCGAGGGCATCGAGGCGGGTCGGGATTTTGCCGCCGTCCTCGACGCGGCCCTGGCGGATTCCCAGGCGGTCGTCGTGGTCATCGGCCCGCGCTGGCTGACAGTCGTCGATCGCGACGGCCGCCCTCGCATCGAAGCGGCGGACGACTTCGTGCGCCTGGAGATCGAGACCGCGCTCACGCTCGGCCGGCGGCTGGTGCCGGTGCTCGTCCAGGGCGCGCGAATGCCGGCGGAGGAGGAGCTCCCGGGCGCGCTCGGTCCACTGAGCCGCTTTCAGGCGTTCGAGCTCAGCGATCGCCACTGGCGGTCCGACATGGGAAGGCTGCTGAGCCTGCTGGACAGGGTGGCTGCGAATGCTCCCGCGCGCCGACCCTTCGTCGCGTCGCCCACCGCGACGCTCGGGGTGACACCGTTTCCCGCGGCGTTGGTGGCGGCGGGGGGTGCCGAACCGGAGGTCGGATCGGGGTCCGCCGCCGCGCTTCCGTTCGTCGGCCGCCACGCCGAGCAAGACGTGCTGGCCGCCGCTTGGAGCTCGGCCGCGGGTGGGGCACGCGCGATCGTGGTCATCTCCGGCGAGCCGGGCATCGGGAAGACCCGCCTCGTCGCCGAGACGGCGCGGGCCCTGCATGCGCAAGGCGCGCTCGTGCTCTATGGCCGCTGCGACGAAGACCTCGGCGTGTCGTATCAGCCCTTCGTCGAGGCGCTGCGCTACTTCGTCGACCAGGCGCCCGGGTACGAGTTGGCGCCGCGCCTCGGGGAGTCCCGGGGAGAGCTCGTGCGACTGGTCCCCGAGCTGGGAGAGCTCGTGCCCGACCTCCCTCCTCCGACAACGGCTGATTCCGAGACCGAGCGCTACCAGCTGTTCGACGCGGTCGTCACGTGGTTGGCGGCAACCTCCCGAGAGCAGCCGGTGGTGCTGGTGCTCGACGACATCCACTGGGCGACCAGGCCGACGCTCCTGCTCCTGCGACACCTCGCGCGATCCGTCGACCCGATGAGGGTGCTCGTGTTCGCGACGTGCCGGACGAGCCATCTGGGCCGCGCGCAGCCGTTGGCGGAGCTGCTCGCAGACCTCCGGCGGGTGCAAGGCGTGGATCGAGTGTCGCTGGCCGGTCTCGACCATGCCGATGTGGGAACGCTGATCGGGGCTGCTCTCGGCCCGTCGAGCGACGAGGCGA
- a CDS encoding adenylate/guanylate cyclase domain-containing protein yields the protein MMSALSTPHGRSFDDAPINGRPTPATIAPTATSRHTTRFMVPSPAPRSRRGSWLSLTGGPARVNGRVWAARGWSDRRTRTRMMSLADSGESHAGNPGPSLEGVRAAMARGEYLMAYDEVMAALELRPDDLALQYQAVLALARAGAIDRAGELVRTFGFDRPHATALAPDLAEDLAALAARLAKDRALASVGAERTARARQAAESYEAIYRRMGRPYTCINAATMWLVAGEGDRAKELAFVASDLCARATPSSREDEYWLAATQAEASLIVGDFDAVAEALERAAARSIDELAVRATTRKQLLLVCAAIGVDPSVLDPLSIPTVIQYCGHMIARSGERGRFPAEEEKRVAAEVDAFLDSKRVGFGFGSLGCGADILVAEALVERGAELHVALPFASEEFKAVSVATGGDGWVERFERCLAAATSVTYATEGAYLGDDSLFDYAARLAMGHALIRARFLSTDVEQLAIWDGVVTRNSAGTASDIRTWQARGRTTHVIATAATGPTREPDLAAVREERVLRAILFADIRGFSRLPDSKMSAFLDSVMTPLAATLDRFACDIEFRNTWGDGLYVVMRSATRAAECALALQDTMSDLDLSSAGLPLDLALRIGAHAGPVVPAQDPVRRERNFYGVHVTWTARIEPRTPEGDVYVTDPFAALVALEDEETLSCEYVGHIPTAKGYGTFPMYVLKRRT from the coding sequence ATGATGTCCGCGCTCTCCACCCCGCACGGGCGCTCGTTCGACGACGCCCCGATCAACGGCAGACCGACCCCGGCGACGATCGCGCCGACAGCGACCAGCAGGCACACGACTCGTTTCATGGTCCCCTCCCCTGCGCCGCGGTCCCGTCGCGGCAGTTGGTTGAGTCTGACCGGCGGCCCCGCACGCGTCAACGGACGCGTGTGGGCTGCCCGCGGTTGGAGCGACCGGAGGACTCGGACGAGAATGATGTCCTTGGCTGATTCCGGCGAAAGCCACGCGGGGAATCCGGGTCCGTCGCTCGAAGGAGTCCGGGCGGCGATGGCCCGCGGCGAGTACCTGATGGCGTACGACGAGGTGATGGCCGCCCTGGAGTTGCGCCCCGACGACCTGGCCCTCCAGTACCAGGCAGTGCTCGCTCTCGCGAGAGCCGGCGCGATCGACCGGGCGGGTGAGTTGGTCCGCACCTTCGGTTTCGACCGCCCGCACGCAACCGCCCTCGCGCCCGACCTGGCCGAGGATCTCGCCGCCCTCGCGGCACGCCTCGCCAAGGATCGCGCGCTCGCATCTGTCGGAGCCGAGCGAACGGCGCGAGCCCGCCAGGCCGCCGAGAGCTACGAAGCCATCTATCGCCGCATGGGGCGACCGTATACCTGCATCAACGCGGCGACGATGTGGCTCGTCGCGGGCGAAGGAGACCGAGCCAAGGAGCTCGCGTTCGTGGCGAGCGACCTCTGCGCGCGAGCGACGCCGTCGTCCCGCGAGGACGAGTACTGGCTCGCGGCGACTCAAGCCGAGGCGAGTTTGATCGTCGGCGACTTCGACGCCGTCGCGGAGGCGCTGGAGCGTGCCGCCGCGCGCTCGATCGACGAGCTCGCGGTTCGGGCCACGACGCGCAAGCAACTCCTGCTCGTGTGTGCCGCAATCGGTGTCGACCCCAGCGTCCTCGACCCGCTCAGCATTCCGACCGTGATCCAGTACTGCGGCCACATGATCGCTCGATCAGGCGAGCGTGGCCGCTTCCCGGCCGAGGAAGAGAAACGCGTGGCCGCCGAGGTGGACGCGTTCCTGGACAGCAAGCGGGTCGGCTTCGGCTTCGGGTCGCTCGGATGCGGAGCCGACATACTCGTCGCGGAGGCGCTCGTCGAACGCGGGGCGGAGCTGCACGTGGCCCTTCCGTTCGCGTCAGAGGAGTTCAAAGCGGTGTCCGTGGCGACCGGCGGCGACGGGTGGGTCGAACGCTTCGAACGGTGCCTCGCGGCGGCCACCAGTGTCACGTATGCGACCGAGGGCGCCTACCTCGGCGACGATTCGCTGTTCGACTACGCCGCCAGGCTCGCCATGGGTCACGCCCTGATCCGGGCCAGGTTCTTGAGCACCGATGTCGAGCAACTCGCGATCTGGGACGGAGTCGTCACCCGCAATTCGGCCGGTACGGCCAGTGACATCCGCACCTGGCAAGCGCGCGGCAGGACCACCCATGTCATTGCGACGGCCGCCACCGGACCCACCCGTGAGCCGGACCTCGCCGCCGTTCGCGAGGAGCGGGTGCTCCGGGCGATCCTCTTCGCCGACATCCGCGGCTTCAGCCGGCTCCCGGATTCCAAGATGTCGGCGTTTCTCGACAGCGTCATGACGCCTCTCGCAGCCACCCTCGACCGCTTCGCCTGCGACATCGAGTTCCGCAACACGTGGGGCGACGGCCTGTACGTCGTGATGAGGAGCGCGACGCGGGCGGCGGAGTGCGCGCTCGCGCTGCAGGACACCATGTCCGACTTGGATCTGTCGAGCGCAGGGCTGCCGCTCGATCTCGCGTTGCGGATCGGCGCCCACGCCGGCCCGGTCGTGCCTGCACAGGACCCGGTTCGACGCGAACGCAACTTCTACGGGGTCCACGTCACGTGGACGGCGCGCATCGAGCCGCGCACGCCCGAGGGCGACGTCTATGTGACGGATCCGTTCGCAGCACTGGTGGCGCTCGAGGACGAGGAGACCCTGAGCTGTGAGTACGTGGGCCACATCCCCACGGCAAAGGGATACGGCACGTTTCCCATGTACGTGCTCAAACGTCGGACGTAG